The following proteins are encoded in a genomic region of Arachis ipaensis cultivar K30076 chromosome B02, Araip1.1, whole genome shotgun sequence:
- the LOC110268986 gene encoding uncharacterized protein LOC110268986 has product MGHRCFLNPDHRYRKDQDIFDGKIEDRGQPVKLSGGDIVRQLQDVHVHLGKVQSVTGKRTRGQQTAVHDESPWKKRSIFFELPYWENNGLRHNLNVMHIEKNVCDNIVFTILNEKGKSKDHFKERKDLQLMGIKHDLWPWKDGKYPSDIFTMTNQQKDVFLRTIKNVVFPDGYSSNISHSVNLSQRKMSGLKSHDCHILMEHLLPIALRNALPALVSSVLAELSSFFHRICNKSIDPQQLPLLQDHVIHTLCRMEMIFPPSFFTVMVHLTVHLVEQVQLGGPVHYRWMYPIEMYLCRLKQYVRNRSQPEGSIAEGYLSEEILIFCSRYLDNVESRINRPMRVDDRPCEPMDSESAIMFPGVEKAMGAASFYDLTPTEKFQAHCHVLVNSAAMEKFIE; this is encoded by the exons ATGGGTCATCGTTGCTTTCTGAATCCTGACCACAGATATAGAAAGGACCAGGATATATTTGATGGAAAGATAGAGGATAGAGGTCAACCTGTCAAACTCTCTGGTGGAGACATTGTGAGACAACTACAAGATGTGCATGTCCACCTTGGCAAGGTGCAATCGGTTACTGGAAAAAGGACACGTGGACAGCAAACCGCAGTACATGATGAGTCTCCTTGGAAGAAGAGGAGTATATTCTTTGAGCTCCCATACTGGGAAAACAATGGATTGCGTCACAATCTTAATGtgatgcacatagagaagaatgtgTGCGACAACATAGTTTTCACCATACTGAATGAGAAAGGTAAATCTAAAGACCACTTTAAGGAAAGAAAAGACCTccaattgatgggaatcaagcaTGATCTATGGCCATGGAAAGATGGAAAGTACCCATCCGACATCTTTACTATGACCAATCAACAGAAGGATGTCTTTTTAAGGACCATCAAGAATGTGGTCTTTCCAGATGGGTACTCTAGCAACATTTCCCATAGTGTCAACTTAAGTCAGCGCAAGATGTCGGGCTTGAAAAGCCACGACTGTCACATTCTGATGGAGCATCTATTGCCAATTGCGTTAAGGAATGCTTTGCCTGCCCTTGTGTCCTCTGTCCTGGCAGAGTTATCATCCTTTTTTCATCGAATATGCAACAAATCCATTGACCCTCAACAACTTCCTCTCCTTCAGGATCATGTGATCCATACTCTGTGCCGCATGGAGATGAtttttcctccttctttcttcacCGTCATGGTTCACTTGACAGTGCATCTGGTCGAGCAAGTGCAACTCGGTGGCCCAGTTCATTATCGATGGATGTACCCAATTGAAAT GTACCTATGTCGTCTCAAGCAGTACGTGCGTAATAGATCACAACCAGAGGGCTCAATCGCAGAGGGATACTTATCTGAGGAGATTCTCATATTTTGTTCAAGATACCTCGATAACGTCGAGAGTAGGATCAATCGACCAATGCGTGTTGACGATCGACCGTGTGAACCTATGGATAGTGAAAGTGCAATCATGTTTCCAGGGGTAGAAAAGGCTATGGGGGCTGCTTCGTTTTACGATCTCACACCAACTGAAAAGTTTCAAGCTCACTGTCACGTCTTGGTTAATTCCGCAGCTATGGAAAAGTTCATAGAGTAA
- the LOC110269282 gene encoding uncharacterized protein LOC110269282 translates to MKRVIVPYQVSLGNIKHSSELQWLACGPNVQASCFTTYNVNGFKFRTLSREEGLKTQNSGVHVTSDTRSYASKRDSNVAVGGVSYYEKLMDIIELNYSGQFTVILFRWARLVYYVDDEVDKEWSVIVHVKPRDLFDMGDIYEYCEVELSPQQSQASKRKVGKTIEFWDVKTIESDGTIKQLDLSVKEAIKPPNGRKIVLRFNDRLQPVENEAGILSGVLGILGSDYTKFPICEKDWRKVRSRDKNYNECVKELFHFEEDSGGIIKRTILKILGRAWKDTRNHLYHHFYKLELTLEQNIKGRPLGITVDHWRWYLDYRNSEETKEKCRKKAVNQSKQLYTHTGGSKSLSRLEEEESKRQGRPVSRGELFVLTHKRSNGSYLHDAPRAIGERIAEIEQHDESSRLLSQNDSLAQALGKEQSGRVRGMGIRPTTSQVFDTNSH, encoded by the exons ATGAAACGTGTAATTGTTCCTTACCAGGTTTCCTTGGGAAACATCAAGCATTCGAGCGAATTGCAGTGGCTTGCATGTGGCCCCAATGTTCAAGCTAGCTGCTTTACAACTTACAACGTAAATGGATTTAAGTTTAGGACCCTATCAAGAGAAGAAGGGTTGAAAACTCAAAATAGTGGGGTTCATGTCACTTCCGACACTAGAAGTTATGCAAGCAAGCGCGACAGTAATGTTGCGGTTGGTGGCGTCTCGTATTATGAAAAACTAATGGACATCATTGAGTTGAATTACAGTGGTCAATTCACAGTCATTTTGTTTAGAT GGGCTCGCCTTGTATACTATGTGGATGATGAAGTTGACAAAGAATGGAGTGTAATAGTCCATGTAAAACCAAGAGATTTGTTCGACATGGGTGATATATATGAATACTGTGAGGTGGAACTCTCCCCCCAGCAAAGTC AGGCTTCGAAGCGCAAGGTAGGCAAGACCATCGAATTTTGGGATGTTAAAACAATTG AGTCCGATGGGACAATCAAGCAACTTGATTTAAGTGTGAAAGAGGCTATAAAGCCACCTAACGGTAGAAAGATCGTACTCAGGTTCAACGATAGACTGCAACCAGTTGAAAATGAAGCTGGCATACTGAGCGGCGTTCTCGGAATACTAGGATCTGACTACACCAAATTTCCAATCTGCGAGAAGGACTGGAGAAAGGTTCGCTCTAGGGACAAGAACTATAATGAATGTGTAAAG GAATTGTTCCATTTTGAAGAAGATAGTGGAGGAATTATCAAGCGTACAATATTAAAAATTCTAGGAAGGGCTTGGAAGGACACGAGGAACCATTTGTATCATCACTTTTATAAATTAGAACTAACTCTTGAACAAAATATTAAAGGTCGTCCACTGGGAATTACTGTGGATCATTGGAGATGGTACCTTGATTATCGCAACAGTGAAGAAACAAag GAGAAGTGTAGGAAAAAAGCTGTGAATCAATCGAAGCAGTTATACACTCATACTGGCGGATCAAAAAGCTTGTCAAGGCTCGAAGAAGAAGAG TCGAAACGACAAGGGCGTCCAGTTAGTAGAGGAGAGTTGTTTGTCTTAACGCACAAACGATCTAATGGCTCCTATCTCCATGATGCACCTCGGGCTATTGGT GAAAGAATTGCGGAGATTGAGCAACATGATGAATCATCTAGACTGTTGTCTCAGAATGATTCACTTGCTCAAGCTCTTGGAAAGGAGCAGTCGGGTAGAGTGCGTGGCATGGGTATCAGACCGACTACTAGTCAAGTGTTCGATACGAATTCACATTAG